The Bacteroidota bacterium genome includes the window ATCGTCGGTTTTTGTGGCTAGCGCACAACGGTCATTTGCCGGCTGAACGACTGTGTTGGCGTTTTCAGCTGGTAGATGTACACGCCGCTGGCCAGGTTGCTGGCATCAAACGGAATCGCGTGTTCACCGCTGGCAAACGCCTGGTTGGCAACCACCTCAACGGCTTTGCCAGACACGTCGTACACAGTCAGGTTTACATCTTCCGAGGCACCAAGACTAAACCGTATCGTTGTCTGATTGGCAAACGGATTGGGATAATTCTGGTGCAAATCAAACGCAGTCACAGCACC containing:
- a CDS encoding T9SS type A sorting domain-containing protein, with translation SIYATVLESWLGVGAVAVDDIFGQSFERLDLVNGSGTGVSTEAGAVTAFDLHQNYPNPFANQTTIRFSLGASEDVNLTVYDVSGKAVEVVANQAFASGEHAIPFDASNLASGVYIYQLKTPTQSFSRQMTVVR